One part of the Nostoc sp. PCC 7120 = FACHB-418 genome encodes these proteins:
- a CDS encoding glycosyltransferase, translating to MVKKIKLPKFLKDIIKENIIVDRYIRDATALAGIMDFSCADISEIQQHPERVNQSGSQTINWYVPPFENAFYGGVMTILRTADYLHQHGKIKQRFLICGDSNAEVMLTKITNAFPNLNTAEVIILNSMEAIQNIPPSDFSIATLWTTAYVLLKVNNTGLKFYFIQDFEPLFYPAGSTYAQAEATYRFGFYGIANTISLRKIYETEYAGIATHFTPCVDTKVFYPDSSIRKNDTSKRVFFYGRPGHPRNGFELAVEAMRKLKTRYGSQIEILSAGANWNPKEYGLEGVIENLGLLSYEETGNLYRSCHIGLSMMMTKHPSYLPFEMMACGVLVVSNINSSTQWLLKDRENCLLSHPSASCIAETISEAIDKYDDFDLIRNNAVNCIKYNHADWSVEIKKITDFIQYHAIKYSNCLVQSNGDIFGSAVFVVNNGYRHYVPDLDWIIQHGFIWPTDVQVVSDEVLLSLLPGRPAPHKWTLENWVNPPRDVSMTIIREIAVSRLSGNGVEFGAAASPFPIPLHCDVKYADICPTNELQKKLYPGQVVYSLIEPDVITDFNTLEGIEDDSLDFIVACHVIEHTRNPIAAIEASYKKLRMGGSLVLVIPDKDRTFDKQRDLTTLEHLILDYESPLRERDKEHYFEFFKLAFPVLEENFISTVEKNFQEQADIHYHTFTYESFSVLISHVCKNISPWSSVWSQPTLSNPIEDIEFYFVLTK from the coding sequence ATGGTAAAAAAAATTAAATTACCCAAATTTCTCAAAGACATAATTAAGGAAAACATCATCGTAGATAGATACATAAGAGATGCTACCGCACTTGCGGGTATCATGGATTTCTCTTGTGCAGATATTTCTGAAATACAGCAGCATCCTGAGCGAGTCAATCAATCAGGCAGTCAAACTATCAATTGGTATGTACCACCATTTGAAAACGCTTTTTATGGTGGTGTTATGACCATACTCCGCACTGCTGATTATTTACATCAGCATGGAAAAATCAAACAAAGATTTCTGATTTGTGGAGATAGTAATGCTGAAGTGATGCTTACTAAGATTACTAATGCTTTTCCTAATTTGAATACTGCTGAAGTAATCATTCTCAACTCCATGGAGGCTATTCAGAACATTCCACCATCAGACTTCTCAATAGCTACCCTTTGGACAACAGCTTATGTCCTATTAAAAGTAAACAATACTGGCTTAAAATTTTATTTTATACAAGATTTTGAACCCCTGTTTTATCCTGCTGGCTCAACTTACGCTCAAGCTGAGGCAACTTACCGTTTTGGGTTCTATGGAATTGCTAACACTATCAGTTTAAGAAAAATATATGAAACTGAATATGCTGGCATAGCGACTCATTTTACACCATGTGTAGATACAAAGGTCTTTTATCCTGACAGTAGCATCAGGAAAAATGATACTTCCAAGCGCGTATTTTTTTATGGAAGACCAGGACATCCACGTAATGGATTTGAGTTAGCAGTTGAAGCAATGCGTAAGCTGAAAACCCGTTATGGTTCTCAGATAGAAATATTATCTGCTGGTGCTAATTGGAATCCTAAAGAATATGGTTTAGAAGGAGTTATAGAAAACCTGGGACTATTAAGTTATGAAGAAACAGGAAATTTGTATCGTTCTTGCCATATTGGACTTTCAATGATGATGACCAAACACCCATCTTATTTACCTTTTGAGATGATGGCTTGTGGTGTATTGGTGGTATCGAATATTAATTCGAGTACACAATGGTTATTGAAAGACAGGGAAAATTGTCTATTATCCCACCCTAGTGCTAGTTGTATCGCTGAAACAATATCAGAAGCTATTGATAAGTATGATGATTTTGATTTAATCAGAAACAATGCAGTTAATTGCATTAAATATAACCATGCTGATTGGTCTGTTGAGATTAAGAAAATCACCGATTTTATTCAATATCATGCAATCAAATACAGTAACTGTTTAGTGCAGTCTAATGGAGATATTTTTGGTTCTGCTGTTTTTGTTGTAAACAATGGGTATCGTCATTATGTGCCAGATTTAGACTGGATAATCCAACATGGATTCATTTGGCCAACCGATGTTCAAGTTGTTAGTGATGAAGTGTTACTTAGTCTGCTGCCAGGTCGTCCTGCTCCGCACAAATGGACATTGGAAAATTGGGTAAACCCACCTAGAGATGTCAGCATGACGATAATAAGAGAAATTGCTGTGTCTAGACTGAGTGGGAATGGCGTAGAATTTGGCGCGGCGGCATCTCCTTTCCCGATACCGTTACATTGTGATGTCAAATACGCTGATATTTGTCCTACAAATGAACTGCAAAAAAAACTGTATCCTGGACAAGTAGTTTATAGCTTGATTGAACCCGATGTTATTACTGATTTCAACACTTTGGAAGGGATTGAAGACGATAGTCTTGACTTCATAGTTGCTTGTCATGTGATTGAACATACTAGAAATCCTATTGCTGCTATAGAGGCATCTTATAAAAAACTACGTATGGGAGGGTCTCTTGTTTTAGTAATACCGGATAAAGATAGAACTTTTGATAAGCAGCGTGACTTAACTACCTTAGAACATCTAATTCTAGATTATGAATCTCCCTTGAGAGAAAGAGATAAGGAACACTATTTTGAATTCTTTAAACTTGCATTTCCCGTCTTAGAAGAAAATTTTATTTCCACAGTAGAAAAAAATTTCCAGGAACAAGCGGATATTCACTATCATACATTTACTTATGAAAGTTTTAGTGTACTAATAAGTCATGTATGTAAAAATATTTCCCCTTGGTCGTCAGTATGGTCACAACCTACGTTATCTAACCCAATAGAAGATATAGAATTTTACTTTGTATTAACTAAATAA
- a CDS encoding ABC transporter permease codes for MALVIKNNSNWLQVQRYWELLRVLVMRNLKVRYRGSLLGVYWSLLNPLIMTGLYSAIFGATFASYYGNSILNYILAAFTGLVVINFFSSSTSQALSSVVGNGALLNKIRLPVSVFPVSMVAANIFQFAVGAFPLLAIITFVNSKSVINVLALFFPCLALALVSTGVGFLVSALYVFFRDLPYFYELVVFVIWISSPVFYPAAIVPPQVKPFLLLNPLTPIIESLRQITLSGNLPDLSLIWGGLLGGIIILSLGWFCFQLWRHQFMDLL; via the coding sequence ATGGCTCTTGTAATTAAAAATAATTCAAACTGGCTGCAAGTGCAGCGCTACTGGGAACTGCTGCGTGTTTTAGTGATGAGGAATCTCAAAGTACGTTACCGAGGTTCCTTGTTAGGCGTATATTGGTCGTTACTCAACCCGTTGATTATGACGGGACTTTACAGCGCCATTTTTGGGGCAACATTTGCTTCTTACTATGGCAATTCTATCCTGAACTATATATTGGCTGCATTTACAGGGCTGGTGGTCATCAATTTTTTCTCTTCCTCCACATCCCAAGCCTTGTCCAGTGTAGTGGGCAACGGAGCATTGTTGAATAAAATCCGCTTACCTGTAAGTGTGTTTCCTGTATCAATGGTAGCGGCAAATATATTTCAGTTTGCAGTGGGGGCTTTCCCTTTGCTGGCAATAATTACATTCGTTAATTCTAAAAGTGTAATAAACGTTCTAGCACTATTTTTTCCCTGTCTGGCTTTAGCTTTAGTTTCTACCGGGGTGGGATTTTTAGTCAGTGCCTTGTACGTCTTCTTTAGAGATTTACCTTACTTTTACGAATTAGTTGTCTTTGTAATCTGGATTAGTAGCCCAGTATTCTATCCAGCCGCTATCGTGCCACCCCAGGTAAAACCATTTTTACTGTTGAATCCACTAACACCTATTATTGAAAGTTTGCGTCAAATTACACTATCAGGAAATTTACCGGATTTAAGTTTAATTTGGGGTGGTTTACTCGGCGGCATAATTATTTTGTCATTGGGATGGTTTTGTTTTCAGTTGTGGCGACATCAATTTATGGATCTGCTGTAG
- a CDS encoding Uma2 family endonuclease, which produces MYQPDPPCSPQETMPTMYDLPSELVGESGFPDEFHCIQADLLSETCQPPNYPPEEILLASDLNLYYDPRHTLWYKRPDWYMVLGVSNATQQQDLRLSYLIWQEGVAPFLVVELLSPGTEQDDLGQTLREVNKPPTKWEVYERILRVPYYVVYDRYENNLRAFRLNGTRYESIPLAEKRFWLEEIELGLGLWQGTYQQTTGLWLRWYNAAGWLPTLKEQAEQEHQRAEQERQRADRLAEYLR; this is translated from the coding sequence ATGTATCAACCTGATCCACCCTGCTCACCACAAGAAACGATGCCGACAATGTATGATTTACCCAGTGAATTAGTAGGGGAATCAGGCTTTCCAGACGAATTTCATTGTATCCAGGCAGATTTACTCAGTGAGACTTGTCAGCCTCCTAATTATCCACCGGAGGAAATTTTACTCGCCAGCGACTTAAACCTTTACTATGACCCCCGTCATACTTTATGGTACAAGCGCCCAGATTGGTACATGGTTTTGGGAGTATCCAATGCTACTCAACAGCAAGACTTACGTTTAAGTTACTTGATTTGGCAAGAGGGAGTTGCCCCATTTTTAGTAGTTGAACTACTTTCACCAGGTACAGAACAAGACGATTTAGGGCAAACCCTACGAGAAGTGAACAAACCCCCAACAAAATGGGAAGTTTATGAACGGATTTTGCGTGTTCCTTACTACGTTGTCTATGACCGCTACGAGAATAACTTACGGGCTTTTCGGCTGAATGGCACTCGTTACGAGTCAATTCCTTTAGCAGAAAAGCGATTTTGGTTAGAAGAGATAGAATTGGGTTTAGGTCTTTGGCAGGGTACTTATCAGCAGACCACTGGATTATGGTTGCGCTGGTATAATGCAGCAGGCTGGTTGCCAACACTCAAAGAACAAGCTGAACAAGAACATCAACGGGCTGAACAAGAACGTCAACGGGCTGATAGACTGGCAGAGTATCTGCGTTGA
- a CDS encoding Get3/ArsA fold putative tail anchor-mediating ATPase NosAFP, which produces MALILTFLGKSGVARTKIAIAAAKLLASQGKRVLLAGLAEPVLPLLLEQTLTPDPQQIAPNLEVVQFQSSVLLERNWEEVKKLEAQYLRTPIIKEVYGQELVVLPGMDSALALNAIREYDASGKYDAIVYDGTGDAFTLRMLGLPESLSWYVRRFRQLFVNSDLGKTIAESPLIQPLISSFFNVNWTADNFAQPTNQVNNFLDKGKEALADPKRVAAFLVTTADPLEVVSVRYLWGSAQQIGLTIGGVIQVSSQTEGDLSAEFTPLSVTVVPDVTKGDWQPLIDALPNFVEQAEQAPKPITIDTHNRQVRLFLPGFDKKQVKLTQYGPEVTVEAGDQRRNIFLPPALSGRPITGAKFQNNYLIISF; this is translated from the coding sequence ATGGCCCTGATATTGACATTTTTGGGCAAAAGTGGTGTAGCGCGAACAAAAATAGCGATCGCCGCAGCCAAGTTATTGGCAAGTCAAGGCAAGCGGGTACTTCTAGCAGGACTGGCAGAACCAGTATTGCCCCTCCTGTTAGAGCAAACCCTAACCCCTGACCCCCAGCAAATTGCCCCCAATCTAGAAGTTGTACAGTTTCAATCTTCTGTGCTGCTGGAACGCAATTGGGAAGAAGTAAAAAAACTTGAGGCGCAATATCTCCGCACGCCCATTATCAAAGAGGTGTATGGTCAAGAACTGGTAGTGTTACCGGGGATGGACAGCGCTTTAGCTTTGAATGCGATCCGTGAATATGATGCCAGTGGTAAATATGATGCGATCGTCTACGATGGCACAGGTGACGCTTTCACCTTACGGATGTTGGGGTTACCAGAATCTTTAAGCTGGTATGTGCGGCGCTTTCGGCAACTGTTTGTCAACTCCGATTTAGGTAAAACTATAGCCGAATCACCCTTGATTCAACCGTTAATTAGCAGCTTTTTCAACGTCAATTGGACAGCAGATAACTTTGCTCAACCTACTAATCAAGTCAATAATTTCTTAGATAAGGGAAAAGAGGCATTGGCTGACCCCAAGCGAGTTGCTGCTTTCTTGGTCACTACAGCAGACCCTCTAGAAGTTGTCAGTGTACGTTATCTATGGGGTAGCGCTCAACAAATTGGGTTGACCATTGGTGGTGTAATTCAGGTATCCTCACAAACAGAAGGCGACCTATCGGCAGAATTTACACCCTTATCGGTGACTGTTGTTCCTGACGTTACCAAAGGTGACTGGCAACCTTTAATAGATGCCCTCCCCAATTTTGTTGAACAAGCCGAACAAGCGCCTAAACCAATAACTATCGACACCCATAATCGTCAGGTACGCCTCTTCTTACCCGGATTTGATAAAAAACAAGTCAAACTCACCCAGTACGGGCCGGAAGTAACAGTAGAAGCCGGTGACCAACGAAGGAATATTTTCTTACCTCCAGCACTCAGTGGTAGACCTATCACTGGGGCAAAGTTCCAAAATAATTATTTGATCATTTCTTTCTAG
- a CDS encoding ABC transporter ATP-binding protein: MEVIRLDKVSLWRRTQEEFSYDLKKTLLSLIEGKYRKPAKKLVLDNVDLVVEKGDKIGIIGANGSGKSTLLKIISGILQPTTGTVRVKGQVAPLIELGAGFDAEISVMDNILLYGVLLGFSRAEMKERANSILEFAELQDYALVPVKGLSSGMVARLGFSIATDVQPNILILDEVLSVGDENFKNKCKQRIDNFWNGDATVLVVSHDLQFVKQYCNQLVWLSHGKIEFIGDSGEAIQHYLSTLTST, translated from the coding sequence ATGGAAGTAATTCGTCTGGATAAAGTTTCGCTATGGCGGCGAACCCAAGAAGAGTTTTCTTATGACCTCAAGAAAACTCTCCTATCTTTGATAGAAGGTAAATATCGTAAGCCAGCGAAAAAATTGGTTTTAGACAACGTCGATTTAGTTGTTGAAAAAGGCGACAAAATTGGTATTATTGGCGCAAATGGATCTGGTAAATCAACTTTATTGAAGATCATTTCTGGTATACTTCAACCAACGACTGGCACAGTCAGAGTCAAAGGGCAAGTTGCACCTTTGATTGAACTAGGTGCTGGTTTTGATGCAGAAATATCTGTAATGGATAATATTCTGCTCTATGGTGTATTACTGGGATTTTCGAGGGCGGAAATGAAAGAAAGGGCGAACTCAATATTGGAGTTTGCAGAATTACAGGACTATGCTTTAGTTCCTGTAAAAGGACTTTCTTCTGGTATGGTTGCTCGTTTAGGGTTTTCCATTGCCACAGATGTGCAGCCAAATATCTTAATTTTAGATGAGGTCTTATCGGTAGGAGACGAAAATTTTAAAAATAAATGCAAGCAAAGAATTGATAATTTTTGGAATGGAGATGCAACAGTTTTAGTAGTTTCCCATGATTTACAGTTTGTTAAACAATATTGTAATCAGTTGGTTTGGTTATCTCATGGAAAGATAGAGTTTATAGGCGATTCAGGAGAGGCAATTCAACATTATTTAAGTACATTAACATCCACATGA
- a CDS encoding glycosyltransferase, protein MDTFNYQNFYNQEYYLNMVPGIPYDREAHGGHWLRFFNTVADRLINYVSPTSVLDVGCAKGFLLEAFYNRGILVHGFDYSEYAISCVREDLKPFAFVASAANSNAFLEKQDSYDLITCIEVVEHMPRDEAWLAIKNMCQSAKSIFFSSTSDDFAEPTHLTVLPRIYWLETFLSFGFVPDYKFDIHDLIPHGILLRKIDDNLTAFKMLIEVNETNLEVIKQQKIDIEKLNSEKVNLENKLQQTQTELERSHSQLQQTQTELERSHSQLQQTQTELERSHSQLQQTQTELERSHSQLQQTQTELERSHSQLHQTQTELERSQSQLQQTQTELERSQSQLQQIQMALTLPQSQLYQMQTELEHWKNLVDWMEGSRFWKLRALCLSLKKKIINFPIIKLDFGSLPVFRKNNYPIFVKRTGKLIKNQIMSFRTQNDFADEILAGVLQSFAESPEYSQWIKDYEAKNDELKEQRINAASFPYQPVLSIILPVYKLPLTVLQETINSVIQQTYSNWELCIAFADIDNYQTIDYLKTLSLQEKRIKLKVMAENKGISGNSNVSLNMASGEFVALLDHDDLLAPFAFYEVISELNKQPDLDFIYSDKDCISANSMVRSRLLLKPEWSPEILYSANYLTHLCIARRTLLEKIGGFRPETDGAQDWDLFLRITENTSRIARINSVLYHWRIIQGSTSLGIDSKPYALEGQLRSIQDHLTRTKLPATVSPHPESGFRLEWQASSAEVSIYIDGDVSWDSLSACIHAVSEFADPKLHKATIVLAEHTYTSKATERENLITAVNLPIDWLPIKEGDSKLATLANTIKQDKTDVVVFVSGLVKKFTEGWIQELSGWVLNHPDIGFVSSLVLTDNNLVVEAGLVVDQYNNGSPLMRGNFLYSWDIFGGALWYRNCSASSPWSIAFSYKNYLEGGGLPSNSPSLSHSMIKLCQAIRVNNKRGLVNPHARAFLQDLPKNDIPEFDDSLGNDPYFHPAFSSVVPLKLRVKNGKKN, encoded by the coding sequence ATGGATACTTTCAATTATCAAAATTTTTATAATCAAGAATATTATCTAAATATGGTACCGGGTATTCCTTATGATAGGGAAGCTCATGGTGGACACTGGTTACGTTTTTTCAATACAGTTGCAGATAGGTTAATTAACTATGTTTCACCCACCTCTGTTCTAGATGTGGGATGCGCCAAAGGTTTTTTGCTGGAAGCATTTTACAATCGAGGCATTCTAGTACATGGTTTCGATTATTCAGAATACGCCATATCTTGTGTACGAGAAGATTTAAAACCCTTTGCTTTTGTTGCTTCGGCTGCCAATTCAAACGCATTTCTAGAGAAACAGGATAGTTATGATTTGATAACTTGTATTGAAGTAGTTGAACATATGCCACGGGATGAGGCATGGTTGGCAATTAAAAATATGTGCCAGTCTGCTAAATCAATATTCTTTTCATCTACATCAGATGATTTTGCTGAACCGACTCATTTGACTGTTTTACCCCGTATTTACTGGCTAGAAACTTTTCTTTCATTTGGCTTTGTACCAGATTACAAGTTTGATATACATGATCTCATACCACACGGAATTCTACTACGAAAAATAGATGATAATCTGACAGCATTCAAAATGCTTATTGAAGTAAATGAAACAAACTTAGAAGTAATAAAACAGCAAAAAATAGATATAGAAAAATTAAACTCAGAAAAAGTTAATTTAGAGAATAAATTACAACAAACTCAGACAGAGTTAGAGCGATCGCACTCCCAACTACAGCAGACTCAGACAGAGTTAGAGCGATCGCACTCCCAACTACAGCAAACTCAGACAGAATTAGAGCGATCGCACTCCCAACTACAGCAGACTCAGACAGAGTTAGAGCGATCGCACTCCCAACTACAGCAGACTCAGACAGAGTTAGAGCGATCGCACTCCCAACTACATCAGACTCAGACAGAATTAGAGCGATCGCAATCTCAACTACAGCAGACTCAGACAGAACTGGAGCGATCGCAGTCCCAATTGCAACAAATTCAGATGGCTTTGACTTTGCCTCAGTCCCAACTATACCAAATGCAGACAGAGTTAGAACATTGGAAAAACCTTGTCGACTGGATGGAGGGAAGTAGATTCTGGAAGTTACGAGCCTTATGCTTGAGTCTAAAGAAAAAAATAATAAATTTTCCTATCATTAAGCTTGACTTTGGCAGTTTGCCTGTTTTTCGTAAAAACAACTATCCCATATTTGTCAAGCGTACAGGTAAGCTGATAAAGAATCAGATCATGAGCTTTCGCACTCAAAATGATTTCGCTGATGAAATATTAGCAGGAGTGCTACAAAGCTTTGCTGAATCTCCAGAATATAGTCAATGGATTAAAGATTATGAAGCAAAAAACGATGAATTGAAGGAACAAAGAATCAATGCTGCATCGTTTCCGTATCAACCTGTCTTAAGTATAATTCTTCCAGTTTATAAACTACCACTAACTGTCTTACAAGAGACAATCAATAGTGTTATTCAACAAACTTACTCCAATTGGGAGCTATGTATTGCTTTTGCAGATATAGATAATTATCAAACAATTGATTATTTAAAAACCTTGAGTTTACAAGAAAAACGAATAAAGCTTAAGGTGATGGCGGAGAACAAAGGGATTTCTGGTAACTCTAATGTTTCTCTAAATATGGCTTCGGGCGAATTTGTAGCTTTACTCGATCATGATGACTTATTAGCACCTTTTGCCTTTTATGAAGTCATCAGTGAATTGAACAAGCAACCAGATTTAGACTTTATCTACTCAGATAAAGACTGTATTAGTGCCAACAGCATGGTAAGGTCAAGGCTCTTACTCAAACCAGAGTGGAGTCCAGAAATCCTATATTCCGCTAATTATTTAACTCATTTGTGTATTGCTCGTCGCACACTTTTGGAAAAGATTGGTGGCTTTCGTCCAGAAACAGATGGCGCGCAAGACTGGGATTTATTTTTACGTATCACAGAAAATACATCGCGTATTGCTCGAATTAATTCTGTACTTTACCATTGGCGGATTATACAAGGTTCAACTTCCTTGGGAATAGATTCCAAGCCATACGCGCTTGAGGGACAACTGCGTTCTATTCAAGATCATCTAACTAGAACAAAATTGCCGGCCACAGTTTCACCACATCCTGAATCTGGTTTTCGCTTAGAATGGCAAGCCTCATCTGCGGAGGTATCAATTTATATTGATGGTGATGTGTCCTGGGATTCTCTATCAGCTTGTATTCATGCTGTTTCCGAATTTGCTGATCCCAAATTACACAAAGCAACAATAGTTTTAGCCGAACACACGTATACTTCCAAAGCTACTGAAAGAGAAAATCTTATAACAGCAGTCAATTTACCTATTGATTGGCTACCGATTAAAGAAGGAGATTCTAAATTAGCTACTTTAGCTAACACTATAAAACAAGATAAGACTGATGTAGTTGTGTTTGTATCAGGTCTAGTTAAGAAGTTTACCGAAGGATGGATACAAGAACTAAGTGGATGGGTGCTTAACCACCCAGATATTGGATTTGTGTCCTCACTTGTTTTAACCGATAACAATTTAGTCGTAGAAGCTGGACTAGTCGTTGACCAATATAATAATGGCTCTCCCTTAATGCGAGGAAATTTCTTATATTCCTGGGATATTTTTGGTGGGGCTTTATGGTACAGAAATTGTAGTGCTAGTTCTCCTTGGTCTATAGCTTTTAGTTATAAAAATTACTTAGAGGGAGGAGGATTACCATCTAACTCTCCTTCTCTATCACACTCGATGATTAAGCTTTGTCAAGCTATCCGTGTGAATAATAAACGAGGCTTGGTCAACCCTCATGCTCGTGCATTTTTGCAGGATTTACCAAAAAATGATATTCCAGAATTTGACGATTCTCTAGGAAATGATCCTTATTTTCATCCTGCCTTTAGTTCAGTTGTTCCTTTAAAATTAAGAGTTAAAAATGGTAAAAAAAATTAA
- the chlG gene encoding chlorophyll synthase ChlG produces the protein MSESSPITPDSNPSEALANPSPDIIASSDRTAKTRQLLGMKGAAPGETSIWKIRLQLMKPITWIPLIWGVVCGAASSGNYTWSLENVLKAATCMLLSGPLLTGYTQTLNDFYDREIDAINEPYRPIPSGAISVPQVVTQIVLLFIAGIAVAFTLDLWAGHEFPNVTVLALFGSFIAFIYSAPPLKLKQNGWLGNYALGASYIALPWWAGHALFGELNWKIAVLTLIYSLAGLGIAIVNDFKSVEGDRQLGLQSLPVMFGINTAAWICVVMIDVFQGLIAAYLVTIHENLYAAILVLLIIPQITFQDMYFLRDPLKNDVKYQASAQPFLVLGMLVAGLALGHAGI, from the coding sequence ATGTCTGAATCATCTCCTATTACTCCCGACTCCAATCCATCTGAGGCCTTAGCGAATCCCAGCCCAGATATTATCGCCTCTAGTGACCGCACTGCCAAAACCCGGCAGTTATTAGGTATGAAAGGTGCAGCGCCAGGAGAAACTTCTATCTGGAAAATCCGCCTGCAATTGATGAAGCCGATTACTTGGATTCCTCTGATTTGGGGTGTGGTTTGTGGTGCGGCTTCTTCTGGTAACTACACCTGGTCATTGGAAAATGTTTTGAAGGCGGCAACTTGTATGTTGTTGTCGGGGCCACTCTTGACGGGTTACACGCAAACCCTCAACGATTTTTACGATCGTGAAATCGATGCCATTAATGAACCTTATCGCCCCATCCCTTCCGGCGCAATTTCTGTCCCCCAGGTTGTGACCCAAATTGTGCTGTTATTTATTGCTGGGATTGCCGTCGCATTTACCCTGGATTTGTGGGCAGGTCATGAGTTCCCCAACGTCACAGTATTGGCGTTGTTTGGTTCCTTTATCGCTTTTATCTACTCTGCACCTCCCTTAAAGTTGAAGCAAAACGGCTGGTTAGGTAACTACGCTTTGGGTGCTAGTTATATCGCTTTACCTTGGTGGGCTGGTCATGCTTTATTTGGTGAACTCAACTGGAAAATAGCTGTTCTCACCTTAATTTATAGTTTGGCAGGCTTGGGGATTGCCATTGTCAACGACTTTAAGAGTGTAGAAGGCGATCGCCAACTGGGATTACAATCACTACCTGTAATGTTTGGTATCAACACGGCTGCATGGATTTGTGTTGTCATGATTGACGTGTTCCAAGGATTAATTGCAGCTTATCTTGTGACCATTCATGAGAATTTATACGCCGCCATCTTGGTACTGTTAATCATTCCCCAAATCACCTTCCAAGATATGTATTTCTTGCGTGATCCCTTAAAAAATGATGTGAAATACCAAGCCAGCGCCCAACCATTTCTAGTATTAGGGATGCTCGTTGCCGGTTTAGCATTGGGTCATGCGGGAATTTAA
- the rfbC gene encoding dTDP-4-dehydrorhamnose 3,5-epimerase produces the protein MNFIHTKIPAISLLEPQVFSDSRGLFFESYNQQNFTDKLGITVNFVQDNHSFSQHNVLRGLHYQIIQPQGKLVRAVVGTIFDVAVDIRKSSPSFGQWVGYELSAENKRQLWVPPGFAHGFLVLSEVAEVIYKTTDYYAPGGDRTILWNDPDLAINWPLKEPPILSAKDSQGQPFKSAEVYE, from the coding sequence ATGAACTTCATTCATACAAAAATTCCTGCTATTTCCCTCCTCGAACCGCAAGTCTTCAGTGACTCACGCGGCTTATTCTTTGAATCTTACAATCAGCAAAATTTTACAGATAAACTTGGTATCACCGTAAACTTCGTTCAAGATAACCATTCATTTTCCCAACATAACGTCCTGCGTGGACTGCACTATCAAATCATTCAACCCCAAGGCAAATTAGTCCGCGCTGTCGTGGGGACAATTTTTGATGTTGCTGTAGATATTAGAAAAAGCTCTCCCAGTTTCGGACAATGGGTAGGTTATGAACTTAGCGCCGAGAACAAACGCCAATTGTGGGTACCTCCAGGCTTTGCTCATGGCTTTCTCGTACTGTCTGAAGTTGCCGAAGTTATTTACAAAACTACAGATTACTATGCGCCTGGTGGCGATCGCACTATTCTATGGAATGATCCTGATTTAGCAATAAATTGGCCTCTCAAAGAACCACCAATTTTATCAGCCAAAGATAGCCAGGGTCAGCCATTTAAAAGTGCGGAAGTATATGAATGA
- a CDS encoding cytochrome b6f subunit PetP, whose protein sequence is MEIGQKVKVFRLRDRVSAPIAKKLGEVGIIEGYKVTDGAGIGVVVKFNDNTSTWFFEDEIKPVS, encoded by the coding sequence ATGGAAATCGGACAAAAGGTTAAGGTGTTTCGTTTGCGCGATCGCGTTTCTGCTCCAATCGCCAAAAAGCTTGGAGAAGTTGGTATAATTGAGGGTTACAAGGTCACTGATGGTGCTGGTATCGGTGTAGTGGTGAAGTTTAACGATAATACTTCCACCTGGTTTTTTGAGGATGAAATCAAACCAGTGTCATAG